TAGTCGAAGGCGGCGGGGAGGGCGATAGCTTGCTGATCGTCGGCGCCGCCGGTGGCGTCGGCTCGATGCTGGTACAACTGGCCCGACAACTGACCCGCCTGACGGTCATCGGCACGGCCTCCCGCGCCGAGACCGCCGACTGGGTGCGTGAACTGGGTGCCCATCACGTCATCGATCACAGCGCGCCGTTGCAAGGCCAGCTTCAGGCGTTGGGAATCGAATCCGTCAGCCATGTCGCCAGTCTTACCCACACCGACCAGCACTTCGCGCAACTGGTCGAGGTGCTGCGGCCACAAGGTCGGCTGGGGGTGATCGACGACCCGCAGACACTGGATGTCATGCCGCTCAAACGCAAGTCGCTGTCACTGCACTGGGAGTTGATGTTCACCCGCTCGCTGTACGAAACCCGCGACATGATCCAGCAGCATCGTTTGCTCGAGCGGGTGGCCGAGCTGATCGACCAGGGCATCCTGCGCACGACCCTGGGCGAGCATTTCGGTGCCATCAATGCCGCCAACCTGCGTCGCGCCCATGCGTTGGTGGAAAGCGGCAAGGCGCGCGGCAAGATTGTCCTGGAAGGCTTCTGAAACCCATTACCCCTCTGGGGCAGGCGGTACCGCGCCTGCCTCATGCCACTGAACAGGAGTCAGATGTGAACCGACAGGATAACCCCCTCGTTTCCCTTGCCATCCTCAAGGCCAGGCCCGGCCAGGCCCAGGCACTGAAAGCGGCTTTGCTGGCCTTGATCGAACCAACCCGAGCGGAGCCCGGCAACCGCGACTACATGCTGTTCGAGCGTAGCGACGAGCCGGGCACGTTCTACATGCGCGAAGCATTCGACCATCAACAGGCCCTGGACGCCCACATGGCCACTGCACACTTTCACCACTTTGCCGAGCAGGCCGACGGTCTGCTGGCGGAGCCTTTGCAACTGATCTTCCTCGACCCGGTGTCCACCGCCGTTGCTCCTCACCCCTGATGAGCGCCCGCGGCTCACCAGGAAATAAACTTTTTGCCGTTTTGGCTGCAGGAAGGCCAATGTGTGGAAAGGTGGTAGGCTTCAGCCGTGCTCCACAAGCGTGCGGCCGCTTCAAGCGTCCACTCAAGCGCCGGGAAACGGCGTCGCAGATCAATATCAACCAAGGAGGGTAGTAAATGAAACTTGTTGGCATGCTGGATTCACCTTATGTGCGCCGGGTGGCGATTTCCCTGGACCTGATGGGCGTCGAGTTCGAGCACGATCCGTTGTCGGTATTCCGCACGTTCGAGGCGTTCTCCCGGATCAACCCGGTGGTCAAGGCGCCGACGCTGGTGCTGGATGATGGTTCGGTGCTCATGGACTCGACGCTGATCATCGATTACTTCGAGGCCTTCAGCGCCCCCGAGCGCAAGTTGTTGCCGCAGCAGCCACAGGCCCTGGCCAAGGCTTTGCGTACGCTGGGCCTGGCGCTGGCGGCCTGCGAGAAGGCCGTCCAGATCGTCTATGAGCGCAACCTGCGGCCGGAGGAAAAACGCCATTCGCCCTGGATCG
This genomic stretch from Pseudomonas entomophila L48 harbors:
- a CDS encoding putative quinol monooxygenase, with translation MNRQDNPLVSLAILKARPGQAQALKAALLALIEPTRAEPGNRDYMLFERSDEPGTFYMREAFDHQQALDAHMATAHFHHFAEQADGLLAEPLQLIFLDPVSTAVAPHP
- a CDS encoding zinc-binding alcohol dehydrogenase family protein produces the protein MKAIGFIHNALPIEDPASLQDIEIPRPGPGPKDLLVEVKAVSVNPVDTKVRAGTVTREPKILGWDAAGIVREVGPQVTLFKPGDQVYYAGSIARPGSNSEYHLVDERIVGHQPRSLDAAQAAALPLTAITAWELLFDRLGLVEGGGEGDSLLIVGAAGGVGSMLVQLARQLTRLTVIGTASRAETADWVRELGAHHVIDHSAPLQGQLQALGIESVSHVASLTHTDQHFAQLVEVLRPQGRLGVIDDPQTLDVMPLKRKSLSLHWELMFTRSLYETRDMIQQHRLLERVAELIDQGILRTTLGEHFGAINAANLRRAHALVESGKARGKIVLEGF
- a CDS encoding glutathione S-transferase; this encodes MKLVGMLDSPYVRRVAISLDLMGVEFEHDPLSVFRTFEAFSRINPVVKAPTLVLDDGSVLMDSTLIIDYFEAFSAPERKLLPQQPQALAKALRTLGLALAACEKAVQIVYERNLRPEEKRHSPWIERVSHQLLAACTELDGQCAAQPSPGERPDQAALSTAVAWSFMQLMLPDVVKADDFPALQAHAARLEQTDLFKRYPIA